A genomic stretch from Candidatus Desulfofervidus auxilii includes:
- a CDS encoding MBL fold metallo-hydrolase, with protein MRLTVLVDNNTLIDQYYLGEPAVSYWIEADNYKVLFDVGYSDVFIKNAKALGIDLKQADFLVLSHGHLDHTWGLEHFISLVGKISKGIKLVAHPLTFERKFYKGFGEIGTRKRKEEIAKYFDLSLSKEPIWLTENLCFLGEIPRLNDFEGKMPIGTIIKDGKELPDYVIDDSALVYKSKKGLVIISGCSHSGICNIINYAKKICQETKILDIIGGLHLFDAGEEVLNKTIKYFKSCNIKIIHPCHCTGLRAKIELGKHFQVEEVGSGLILEYE; from the coding sequence GTGAGACTTACTGTCCTTGTAGACAATAATACATTGATTGATCAGTATTATTTGGGTGAGCCAGCAGTCTCATATTGGATAGAGGCAGATAATTATAAAGTTCTCTTTGATGTGGGCTATTCAGATGTGTTTATAAAAAATGCAAAGGCATTAGGTATTGACTTAAAACAAGCAGATTTTTTGGTCTTATCACATGGCCACCTTGACCATACCTGGGGATTGGAACATTTTATTAGTTTGGTTGGCAAAATCTCAAAAGGCATAAAACTAGTAGCTCACCCATTAACGTTTGAAAGGAAATTTTATAAAGGATTTGGAGAAATAGGAACAAGGAAAAGGAAAGAAGAAATTGCCAAATACTTTGATTTAAGTCTCTCAAAGGAACCAATATGGTTGACTGAAAATCTTTGTTTTTTAGGAGAAATACCAAGGCTAAATGATTTTGAAGGAAAAATGCCTATTGGAACTATTATTAAAGATGGTAAAGAATTGCCTGATTATGTGATAGATGACAGTGCTTTGGTTTACAAGTCAAAAAAAGGACTGGTGATAATTTCTGGTTGTTCCCATTCTGGTATCTGCAATATAATAAATTATGCAAAGAAAATATGTCAGGAAACAAAAATATTAGACATTATAGGTGGACTTCATCTTTTTGATGCAGGAGAGGAAGTGTTGAACAAAACTATTAAGTATTTTAAATCTTGTAACATTAAAATTATACATCCCTGCCATTGCACTGGACTTAGGGCCAAAATTGAACTTGGAAA